Genomic window (Chryseobacterium sp. H1D6B):
CAACAACAGCTTACGAACACGGATACGCCGTATTTATTTTAGCAGACCACGGAAATTCAGATGTAATGATCAATCCGGATGGGACACCGAATACCCAGCATTCTACGAATCTCGTACCGTTTATAGTGATGGATAAAGAGCATACCTGGAATTTAAAAGCAGGAAAACTGGGAGATGTGGCTCCGACTATTTTAAAGGTAATGGGCATAGAAATCCCTGCTGTAATGACAGGAGATATTCTTGTAAGCTAGAAAAATCAAATAAAATTAAAAAAGTGCCGTTATACTTATATAATGGCACTTTTTATGATTTATGTCATACATATTATGAGAGGCATATGTTATTATGCGCCAAATAATAAATAAATCATATCTTTGTATATTAAATCTAAATAATAATAATGTATCAGACGCTTGTTAGGAAAGAAGTAATGGGAATTTTGGAAAAGGAAGTGGGTTCTTTTCTGGAAAAATTTTTAACGCCAATTGAAAAAATATGGCAGCCATCAGACTATCTTCCAGATCCTTCAACTGATCAGTTTAAATATGATTTAGATGAAATCCAGACTTTTGCACGTGAAATGCCTTATGATCTTTTCGTTACACTGATTGGAGACTGTATTACAGAAGAAGCACTGCCTTCTTATGAATCATGGTTAATGGGTGTAGAAGGAATCAACCAGGAAGAAAATAAAGTTGGCTGGGCAAGCTGGATACGATCTTGGACCGCTGAAGAGAACAGACATGGAGATTTACTGAATAAGTATCTTTATCTATGCGGAAGAGTAAACATGAGACAGGTTGAGATCACTACCCAATATTTAATCAGTGACGGTTTTGATATCGGAACCAGTATGGATCCATACAGAAACTTCGTATATACAAGCTTTCAAGAAACCGCTACTAACATCTCGCACAGAAGAGTGGGGACACTTGCCAAACAATCTGGAAACGGAAAATTAGCTAAAATGTGCGGTGTCATTGCAGCAGATGAAGCAAGACACGCTAAGGCATACAAACATTTCGTTGCAAAAATCCTTGAATTAGATCCGTCAGAAATGATTTTGGCATTTGAAGATATGATGCGTAAGAAAATAGTAATGCCTGCCCATTTAATGAGACAGTCTGGTCAAAAAGCAGGAGAGCTTTGGGGACATTTTTCAGATGCGGCACAGCGATGTATGGTGTATACAGGACAGGATTACATCAATATCATGAAAGATCTATTGGACGAATGGAAAATAGAGCACATCAAAGGGCTTACTGAAAAAGCAGAAAAAGCGCAGGAATATCTAATGAAATTACCTGGCAGACTACAGAAAATTACAGATAGAGTTTCTACACCAGATTTACAATTTGAGTTCAGCTGGGTGAAGAAATAGTTTTATACTATCATAAATTATAAAAAGTAAGAGTGCCGGTGTTTTCGGCACTCTTTTTATTTCTTATCTTTGCACTGCTAAAAAATGCATTAAAATGTTAAATAATAAAAAAATTGCTGTAGATTTCGACGGAACAATCGTTGATGATGCTTATCCAGCAATTGGAAAACCGAAGATTTTTGCTTTTGAAACATTGAAGAGACTTCAGGCTCAGGGCTATAGATTAATTCTTTGGACCTACAGACACGGAAAAACATTAGATGAAGCGGTAGAATTCTGTAAAGATAACGGAATAGAATTTTATGCTATAAATTCTAGTTTTGAAGGAGAAGTTTTTGACTCAGAAGCACAGTCAAGGAAATTAGATGCAGATTGGTTCATTGATGATAGAAATTTAGGAGGTTTTCCTGGATGGGGAGAAATCTATAATATTATTAATGAAAGAATAGAATTCCGTGTAGAAGGAAAAGAAGTTTTAGCCTATTCTAAACTTAAAAAAGAAAAGAAAAAAGGATTATTCTGGTAAGAAGAATCTAAAAATAAATAATGTAACAATATAACAATGAACCAGTTTACTGATGTTAATAGTGCTAAATTGTTACATTCATACATTGTAAATTAATATAATGATTCAATTAAAAACGATAGACGAACTTCGTCTGATGAAGCAGAGTGCTCAGTTAGTTTCTAAAACGCTGGGAATGCTGGCTAAAGAGATCAAACCGGGGATCACTACCTTGTATCTAGATAAATTAGCCCACGATTTTATTAAAGATCATGGGGGCGAACCTGCATTCTTAGGATATGGAGGATTTCCAAACTCATTATGTATCTCTCCAAATGAGCAGGTGGTACACGGTTTCCCGAACAATGATATTATTAAAGAAGGAGATATTCTTTCTGTAGACTGCGGTGCTGTTTTAAATGGTTTTGTAGGAGATCATGCTTACACATTTGAAATCGGAGAAGTAGCACCGGAAGTAAAAAAACTGCTGCAGGTTTCAAAAGAATCACTTTACAAAGGTATTGCACAATGTGTAAGAGGAAAGAGAATTGGAGACATTTCTCATGCAATCCAGGCACATTGTGAAAAAGAAGGATATGGAGTAGTAAAAGAATTAGTAGGGCACGGACTAGGAAGAAAAATGCATGAAGACCCTCAGGTTCCCAACTACGGAAGACAAGGAAGCGGAAAAGTGATCAAAGACGGTTTAGCACTTGCTATTGAACCGATGATCAATTTAGGAACAGAAAAAGTTAAATTCCATAATGACGGATGGACGGTAACTACTTTAGACAACCAGCCTTCAGCACATTTTGAACATGATGTTGCCGTAATCAACGGAAAACCGGTCTTACTTTCTACTTTTAAATATGTTTATGAAGCGTTAGGTATTGAAAGTGATGAGGAGAAGCCTTTCCAAATGGACTTTTAATGAAAAAAGCCGCTAAGTTTTTATTAAATAAAGTACCCCGTCCCATACTGATCAAAATGAGTATCTGGGCGAGGCCTCTTATTTATCAGTTTTTTAAAGGAGATGAATTTTTTGATCCTATCGATGGAAGATCTTACCGCAAGTTTCTTCCTTATGGGTATGGTAAGCAGAGAGAAAATGCATTATCTCCCGGAACTTTAAGTCTGGAAAGACACCGCCAGATGTGGCTGTATCTTCAAAATGAAACTGATTTTTTTATTAAAAACTATAAAGTTCTTCACATCGCTCCAGAGCAGGAATTTTTAAGAAAGTTTAAAAAGATGCAGAATCTGGAGTATACTTCTGCAGATTTGTTTTCTCCGATTGTAGATGTAAAAGCTGATATCCTGGACCTTCCTTTTGAAAATGAAAGTTTTGATATTGTCATATGCAATCATGTCTTAGAGCATATTGAAGATGATGCAAAAGCAATGAGTGAATTATACCGGGTGATGAAACATGGAGGATGGGGGATTTTCCAGGTTCCTATGAGAAGTTCGCTTGAAAAAACATATGAAGATTTCACCATAAAAGATCCTAAAGAAAGACAAAAACATTTCGGACAGTATGACCATGTCCGCTGGTACGGATTAGATTATTTTGACCGCTTGAGAAAAGCAGGTTTTGAAACAGAACCTAATTTTTATTCCCAGCAGTTTTCAGAAGAAGAAATCAGAAAATTCGGTTTAATGAAAAATGAAATTCTGCCGGTAGTTTTAAAAAAATAAAAACAAAACGTCTTCAATTGGAAGACGTTTTTGTTTTTATGTACTTTCTTTAAGTCAATTAAACTTAACATAAACTTTTATAATTAGTTTTAAAAGATAAGTTTAGTGAGAAACTGCTTTCAGACCAATCACAGAACCGATCAAAGTTGAAATGAAAAATATTCTCCAGAAGCTCACAGGATCTTTAAACACTAAAATTCCCATTAATACAGTTCCTACAGCACCAATTCCTGTCCAGACCGCATAAGCCGTTCCAATAGGCAGGGTCTGCGTAGCTTTGATCAATAAAAGCATACTGATAACCAGAGAAACTAGAAATCCTCCAAACCAATAATACATCTCGTTTCCAGATGTTTCTTTTACTTTTCCTAAGCATGAAGCAAACGCCACTTCAAATAATCCTGCAATAACTAAGATGATCCAATTCATTTTTAAACATTTTTCTGATGCAAAGTTCCGTATTAAACAGGAACAAACATTTTACAAATGATAAAAAATGAAATTATTTTATTTCCGCCCGGATTCTGCTTAAACTCACCTGAGTGATTCCTAAATAAGAAGCAATATACCCCAGCTGGACTCTTCTGAGAAGATTAGGCTTCTCCCTCATCAGATCTTTATACCGTTCTAAAGCTGTTTTGAACTGCCTTGAAATGATTAATTCTTCCGTTTTTACCAATTCTCTTTCTGCAAATTTTCTTCCCCAGTTAGCAATATGAATATCTTCATTGAAAAGTTTTCTTAAGCTTTCCGTTTCAAGTTTATAAAATTCGCAGTCCTCTAAAAGTTCAATGTTTTCATAGCCCGGTTTATCTTCTACATAACTCTTCATGGAGATCACGGTTTCCCCTTCACTTCCAAACCAAAAAGTAATATCGTTAGCATCAGTAGAGGCGTAAGCGCGTACAATTCCTTTTTTTATAAAATAGATATAGGGAATTATTTTGTCGGCTTCCATTAAGCAGTGGCATTTTGGATAGGCTGCTTCAGTGATGAATGCGGTTAATTTCACTTTAGATGCCTCTGGAATCGGATATATATTGTCAATAATTTCGTTGATGTTCATTAAGATGTCAAATAAGAATTACGCTTCTTCAAATGTATTTGTTTTTAAATAGTATTTCAATACTAAAAGGATCAATTAATATGTTTTCATTTAAAAAAATTAAAATTTATTTGCGTAAACGTTTAACCAAAAAATTATTTATACCTGTATATATTGTAATATTCGCTTAATATTAAATTAATATTTAAATTATTTGACTTGTTTAATATTTTGTAAATCAATGTTTTATGTGTTTTTGTTGATGGTTTAAAAAAAAACGGCGAAAGTACAATAATTTATTAAACTGCCAAAAAAAACAGACTATTGTTTTGTTTATGAATTATAGAATATTTTTACAGGGTAAACAAGAAATATGAAGCGTACTTCCATAAAAGACATTGCCCGAATAGCTGGAGTTTCCGTAGCTACGGTTTCCTATGTCTTAAATAAAAAAGAAGGAAGCAGAATCAGTGAAAGTACAAAAGAAAAAATTTTAGAGATCGCTGAAACCATCAATTACACTCCAAATAAAATGGCCAAAAGCCTTAAAACAAATAAAAGTAAGCTGATAGGACTTATTCTTGCAGATAT
Coding sequences:
- a CDS encoding Crp/Fnr family transcriptional regulator → MNINEIIDNIYPIPEASKVKLTAFITEAAYPKCHCLMEADKIIPYIYFIKKGIVRAYASTDANDITFWFGSEGETVISMKSYVEDKPGYENIELLEDCEFYKLETESLRKLFNEDIHIANWGRKFAERELVKTEELIISRQFKTALERYKDLMREKPNLLRRVQLGYIASYLGITQVSLSRIRAEIK
- a CDS encoding multidrug efflux SMR transporter; translated protein: MNWIILVIAGLFEVAFASCLGKVKETSGNEMYYWFGGFLVSLVISMLLLIKATQTLPIGTAYAVWTGIGAVGTVLMGILVFKDPVSFWRIFFISTLIGSVIGLKAVSH
- a CDS encoding class I SAM-dependent methyltransferase; this encodes MKKAAKFLLNKVPRPILIKMSIWARPLIYQFFKGDEFFDPIDGRSYRKFLPYGYGKQRENALSPGTLSLERHRQMWLYLQNETDFFIKNYKVLHIAPEQEFLRKFKKMQNLEYTSADLFSPIVDVKADILDLPFENESFDIVICNHVLEHIEDDAKAMSELYRVMKHGGWGIFQVPMRSSLEKTYEDFTIKDPKERQKHFGQYDHVRWYGLDYFDRLRKAGFETEPNFYSQQFSEEEIRKFGLMKNEILPVVLKK
- a CDS encoding acyl-ACP desaturase, which translates into the protein MYQTLVRKEVMGILEKEVGSFLEKFLTPIEKIWQPSDYLPDPSTDQFKYDLDEIQTFAREMPYDLFVTLIGDCITEEALPSYESWLMGVEGINQEENKVGWASWIRSWTAEENRHGDLLNKYLYLCGRVNMRQVEITTQYLISDGFDIGTSMDPYRNFVYTSFQETATNISHRRVGTLAKQSGNGKLAKMCGVIAADEARHAKAYKHFVAKILELDPSEMILAFEDMMRKKIVMPAHLMRQSGQKAGELWGHFSDAAQRCMVYTGQDYINIMKDLLDEWKIEHIKGLTEKAEKAQEYLMKLPGRLQKITDRVSTPDLQFEFSWVKK
- the map gene encoding type I methionyl aminopeptidase, with amino-acid sequence MIQLKTIDELRLMKQSAQLVSKTLGMLAKEIKPGITTLYLDKLAHDFIKDHGGEPAFLGYGGFPNSLCISPNEQVVHGFPNNDIIKEGDILSVDCGAVLNGFVGDHAYTFEIGEVAPEVKKLLQVSKESLYKGIAQCVRGKRIGDISHAIQAHCEKEGYGVVKELVGHGLGRKMHEDPQVPNYGRQGSGKVIKDGLALAIEPMINLGTEKVKFHNDGWTVTTLDNQPSAHFEHDVAVINGKPVLLSTFKYVYEALGIESDEEKPFQMDF